One region of Eupeodes corollae chromosome 1, idEupCoro1.1, whole genome shotgun sequence genomic DNA includes:
- the LOC129940142 gene encoding voltage-dependent calcium channel subunit alpha-2/delta-3, giving the protein MFLLCEKLMSRICLFVAIIFLLHLIWIPPQPVTATLEDDAIGKWADKFGEELWDLAKKMTKSPEIKSKYKEYNARVEHKNGTALIKSIVKNVGRMLSRKMDAVKCILQKAEEEAENFVFNKTYAMNEFQYYSSKYSKVNGHRALELMETIEKNSPMYLNMTLNEDTHFYNIFVNTSHSSVHVPSNIYDKYPEVLKAIMWSENLDAVFLNNYKTDPALSWQYFGSDTGILRHYPALQWEPDKKTDDADIYDCRKRSWYIETATCSKDIVILLDNSGSMTGFRNHIAKFTIRSVLDTFSNNDFFTIFNYSKTCDDIIPCFKDALVQATPENIDVFNKAIAKMAPEGYANLTLAYEKAFQLLKKYYIERRCNETLTCNQAIMLVTDGVAGNTTEIFEKYNWGTGENGTDNMKIRIFTYLLGKEVTKVREIQWMACLNRGYYSHIQTLDEVHEEVLKYVDVIATPLVLQNVQHPPTWTHSFADKTVSDDEQQKSGKQRLMIAVGVPAFDRSWRDANSTRRARLLGVAGTDVPVEDIDKLTLPYKLGVNGYSFVISNNGYVIFHPDLRPSQDGVINPNYNSIDLTEVEHLYEDNQPRRPGEKILELRGSMVRGEAGKKTDITVKFHYDKMRRVSEEDQDYFYEPLVNTPFSLGLVVPSTYGKSWIKVGEEVKKNIHMGINISDFFVGDNWKIHPDWVYCKYHYLEGHEFKSPEEEFRHFLSKMVQKDWMWSEQYEKDASDETIDNKPNCGRITLNDDAYYCNKELVQLVIFEAKVTNSSYGEWKFKDDEEKTLIERYNASLRFVATMSGLTRWQFIYGEVEVETDFEFGDYHTRAVDETWYKSAILQHRIDPDSFVYSVPHANDPLEGPELKVTASHAIFPRDGGMEAPACVVGFQFPHVKMWERFANITSEENCNGCVKTCNADDHECYVLDNNAYVLISQNNNDTGRFFGDVESGVMNVMVEMEIFKAIDVYDYQALCMEVVETSSDAHSLLHPIRLLSLGLKWLVTEIFWHWSRLQMWAEGMPFYDDDDSDDYDNGYIGPRKTAKLPEGDEDKKEFKKPPPPPKYDHCDKKSTLFTLQEKNIDFNNYIRVNNSRPFHLKRIPKSNLILIVVKVMFATEHIPMTTKPTRIEYDVEFPCYKLNMSFLERQRIAECFTEHPDEPEFTYCGDAASIRLNLFNLFSSFIILIIMRYLRHLVD; this is encoded by the exons ATGTTTCTACTTTGCGAAAAGTTGATGTCACGCATTTGTCTCTTTGTGGCCATAATTTTTTTACTGCACCTTATTTGGATACCACCACAACCAGTTACAGCAACTTTGGAGGATGATGC aatCGGAAAATGGGCTGATAAATTTGGCGAAGAATTGTGGGATCTGGCCAAAAAGATGACAAAATCACCAGAAATTAAATCT AAATATAAAGAATACAATGCTCGTGTTGAACATAAAAACGGTACAGCTCTTATAAAATCAATTGTCAAAAATGTTGGTCGTATGTTATCTCGAAAAATGGATGCCGTCAAGTGTATTCTTCAAAAAGCCGAAGAAGAAGctgagaattttgtttttaacaaaacatatgCTATGAACGAATTTCAATACTACTCGAGTAAATATTCCAAAGTTAATGGACATCGAGCTTTGGAATTGATGGAAACTATCGAAAAAAATTCACCAATGTACTTGAATATGACATTAAATGAggatacacatttttataacATATTCGTAAATACATCACACAGTTCCGTCCATGTGCCATCGAATATTTATGATAAAT atcctgaagtgcTTAAAGCAATAATGTGGTCAGAAAATCTTGATGctgtttttttgaacaattataAAACCGATCCAGCATTGTCGTGGCAATATTTTGGCTCAGACACTGGAATTCTACGACATTATCCGGCACTTCAATGGGAACCAGATAAAAAGACCGACGATGCTGACATCTATGATTGTCGAAAAAGATCTTGGTATATTGAAACAGCAACTTGCTCTAAGGATATTGTAATTCTTCTGGATAATTCCGGATCAATGACTGGTTTTCGTAATCACATAGCCAAATTTACAATACGTAGTGTGTTGGATACTTTTTCGAATAATgacttttttacaatatttaactATTCAAAAACATGCGATGATATTATACCGTGTTTTAAGGATGCACTTGTTCAGGCAACACctgaaaatattgatgtttttaATAAGGCGATTGCTAAGATGGCACCAGAAGGATATGCCaatttgacattagcttacgaAAAGGCTTTTCAGCTTTTGaaaaag tacTACATAGAAAGACGATGTAACGAAACATTAACTTGTAACCAGGCCATTATGTTGGTTACTGATGGTGTCGCCGGAAATACGAcagagatttttgaaaaatataattggggAACGGGAGAGAATGGAACGGATAATATGAAAATTCGAATATTTACCTATTTACTGGGCAAGGAAGTGACAAAAGTTAGAGAGATTCAATGGATGGCTTGTCTGAATCGAGGATATTATTCGCACATTCAAACACTCGATGAAGTTCATGAAGAAGTGCTGAAGTATGTGGATGTGATAGCAACGCCATTGGTTTTGCAAAATGTACAACATCCGCCTACGTGGACACACTCTTTTGCAGATAAAACGGTTTCAGAT GATGAGCAACAAAAAAGTGGAAAACAAAGGCTTATGATAGCTGTGGGAGTGCCAGCATTCGATCGATCTTGGAGAGATGCAAATTCAACAAGACGAGCTAGACTATTGGGAGTAGCAGGAACTGATGTACCAGTAGAAGATATCGATAAGCTTACACTTCCTTACAAG CTTGGTGTCAATGGCTACTCGTTTGTCATAAGTAACAATGGCTATGTCATTTTTCACCCAGATCTTCGACCATCg CAAGATGGTGTTATAAATCCAAATTACAACAGCATCGATTTAACCGAAGTTGAACATCTCTACGAAGACAATCAACCACGTCGACCTGGTGAAAAAATTCTCGAACTTCGTGGAAGTATGGTTCGAGGTGAAGCTGGGAAAAAAACAGATATAACTGTTAAATTTCACTATGATAAAATGCGGCGGGTTTCCGAAGAGGACCAAGATTATTTCTATGAACCCTTGGTAAATACTCCATTCAGCTTGGGACTAGTTGTTCCCAGTACTTATGGTAAAAGCTGGATTAAGGTCGGTGAAGAAGTCAAAAAGAATATTCACATGGGCATAAATATCTCGGATTTCTTTGTCGGGGACAATTGGAAGATACATCCAGATTG GGTATATTGCAAGTATCACTATCTTGAGGGTCATGAATTCAAATCGCCCGAAGAGGAATTCCGTCACTTTTTATCGAAAATGGTTCAAAAAGATTGGATGTGGTCAGAACAGTATGAAAAAGATGCATCTGATGAAACAATTGATAACAAAC caaattGCGGTCGTATAACTCTCAACGACGACGCTTACTATTGCAACAAAGAACTTGTCCAATTGGTCATATTCGAGGCCAAAGTTACAAATTCCAGCTATGGCGAATGGAAATTCAAAGACGACGAAGAGAAGACCCTCATCGAACGTTATAATGCCTCACTGCGTTTTGTTGCCACAATGAGTGGTCTTACACGATGGCAATTCATCTACGGGGAGGTTGAAGTCGAAACGGATTTCGAATTTGGCGACTACCATACGAGAGCAGTGGATGAGACATGGTATAAAAGTGCCATACTTCAGCATAGAATTGATCCGGATAGTTTTGTCTATTCGGTTCCACATGCCAACGACCCATTGGAAGGACCTGAATTGAAGGTGACTGCCTCACATGCAATCTTCCCGCGAGACGGTGGAATGGAAGCACCAGCTTGTGTGGTGGGATTTCAGTTTCCACATGTGAAGATGTGGGAACGTTTTGCTAATATCACTTCCGAGGAGAAT TGCAATGGGTGTGTTAAGACTTGTAATGCAGACGATCATGAATGCTATGTTCTCGACAACAATGCCTATGTTCTGATCTCGCAGAACAACAATGACACCGGAAGATTCTTTGGGGATGTCGAGAGTGGCGTTATGAATGTCATGGTCGAAATGGAAATCTTTAAGGCCATTGATGTATATGATTACCAGGCGTTATGTATGGAAGTCGTTGAAACTTCTAGTGATGCTCATTCATTGCTTCAT ccAATTCGACTGCTTTCACTTGGTCTTAAATGGCTTGTAACAGAAATTTTCTGGCACTGGAGCCGACTTCAAATGTGGGCCGAGGGGATGCCAT tctacgatgacgacgacagTGACGATTATGACAATGGCTACATTGGTCCTCGAAAAACAGCCAAACTTCCTGAAGGCGATGAAGATaaaaaggaattcaaaaaaCCACCTCCTCCACCAAAATACGATCATTGTGACAAGAAATCAACTCTGTTCACTCTGCAagagaaaaatattgattttaataattacatACGAGTGAATAATTCAAGACCGTTTCATTTGAAACGAATACCTAAGTCCAATTTAATCCTGATTGTGGTTAAGGTTATGTTTGCAACCGAACACATACCAATGACCACAAAACCAACCAGAATTGAATATGATGTTGAATTTCCATGCTATAAGTTGAATATGAGTTTCTTGGAACGACAAAGGATTGCTGAGTGCTTCACAGAACATCCTGAT gaacCTGAATTTACATATTGTGGTGATGCTGCGTCTATtcgtttgaatttgtttaatttgttttcaagttttatcattttaattataatgcGATACCTCCGACATCTAGTGGATTAG